A genomic window from Brassica oleracea var. oleracea cultivar TO1000 chromosome C8, BOL, whole genome shotgun sequence includes:
- the LOC106307766 gene encoding uncharacterized protein LOC106307766, producing MATIPPQLPLATRSALRRASSSVHFFTATSSFRHGATKLFLPRAFSSSVKLPTKPPLCTADELHYVSVPNSDWRLALWRYFPPPQAPTRNHPLLLLSGVGTNAIGYDLSPGCSFARHMSGQGFETWILEVRGAGLSTRVSDLKDVEDSAHELSHQIQSTAKAAAKEAQVTEIADTAPPASDVSVVGEASASASAWDESKIVARLTATFMRLAERLSGFLSEGQSVFMSAKLFDKIAMLLEDSRMYERFNEIRSKLLSLIESRQNSGLGNQIRELTQRLVNLLDDGQKSVSPQLIDLQERLTSTIEDFQKQLDLIVKYDWDFDNYLEEDVPAAIEYVRAQCKPKDGKLFAIGHSMGGILLYAMLSRCAFEGREPCLAAVATLASSLDYTTSDSALKLLIPLADPAQALSVPVVPLGALLAAAYPLSSRPPYVLSWLNDLISATDMMHPEQLEKLVLNNFCTIPAKLLIQLTTAFREGGLRDRSGEFYYKDHLSSTTVPVLALAGDRDLICPPLAVEDTVKLFPENLVTYKLLGEPDGPHYAHYDLVGGRLAVEQVYPCITEFLSHHDSA from the exons ATGGCGACGATTCCTCCGCAACTCCCCTTGGCGACCCGCTCTGCTCTTCGCCGGGCGTCTTCCTCCGTCCATTTCTTCACCGCCACTTCTTCGTTCCGTCACGGCGCAACGAAGCTGTTTCTCCCGAGAGCCTTCTCTTCCTCAGTCAAGCTCCCCACGAAACCGCCGCTCTGCACCGCCGACGAGCTTCACTACGTCTCTGTTCCCAACAGCGACTGGCGCCTCGCTCTCTGGCGCTACTTCCCTCCTCCTCAG GCGCCCACGAGGAATCATCCGCTCTTGCTCTTGTCTGGAGTAGGAACTAACGCCATCGGATATGATCTATCTCCCGGT TGCTCTTTTGCGAGACACATGTCTGGTCAGGGATTCGAGACGTGGATTCTCGAGGTTCGTGGAGCAGGGCTGAGTACGAGAGTATCCGATCTCAAGGACGTTGAGGATTCAGCTCATGAGTTGTCTCATCAGATACAGTCCACTGCTAAAGCTGCAGCCAAAGAAGCTCAGGTTACTGAGATTGCTGACACTGCACCACCAGCTTCGGATGTTTCCGTTGTTGGTGAAGCCTCAGCCTCAGCCTCCGCTTGGGACGAGTCCAAGATCGTGGCGAGGCTAACCGCAACGTTCATGCGTTTGGCAGAAAGACTCTCCGGTTTTCTCAGCGAAGGCCAGTCAGTGTTCATGTCCGCTAAGCTCTTTGACAAGATCGCTATGCTTTTGGAAGACTCGCGGATGTACGAGAGGTTTAACGAGATAAGATCAAAGCTTCTGAGTTTGATTGAGTCGAGGCAGAACTCAGGACTCGGTAACCAGATCAGGGAGTTGACTCAGCGCCTTGTGAATCTTCTCGACGACGGTCAGAAGTCTGTCTCTCCTCAGTTGATTGATTTACAAGAGCGTCTCACTTCGACTATTGAGGATTTTCAGAAGCAGCTGGATTTGATCGTTAAGTATGACTGGGATTTTGATAACTACCTTGAAGAGGATGTCCCTGCCGCG ATTGAGTATGTGAGAGCGCAATGTAAGCCTAAGGACGGTAAGCTGTTTGCTATTGGGCACTCCATGGGTGGTATCTTACTCTATGCAATGCTGTCACGTTGTG CTTTTGAGGGAAGAGAGCCTTGCCTGGCAGCTGTGGCAACTTTGGCTTCATCGTTAGATTACACAACTTCAGATTCTGCCCTCAAATTGCTCATACCTCTT GCTGATCCTGCACAAGCTCTAAGTGTACCAGTTGTGCCTTTGGGGGCTCTGTTGGCAGCAGCGTATCCTCTTTCGTCACGGCCTCCATACGTGTTATCTTGGCTTAACGATTTGATATCAGCGACGGATATGATGCACCCTGAGCAGTTAGAGAAGCTTGTCCTGAATAACTTCT GTACCATACCTGCAAAGCTTCTTATTCAGCTGACAACAGCCTTTCGAGAAGGAGGTTTACGAGATCGTAGTGGTGAATTTTACTACAAGGATCATCTTTCTAGTACCACTGTCCCTGTCTTAGCTCTTGCGGGTGATCGGGACTTGATATGTCCCCCTCTAGCTGTAGAAG ACACTGTGAAGCTGTTCCCTGAGAACCTGGTCACCTATAAGTTACTTGGAGAACCAGACGGACCACATTATGCACACTATGATTTGGTTGGAGGACGACTG GCAGTGGAGCAAGTCTATCCTTGCATAACTGAGTTTCTTAGCCACCATGATTCTGCATAA
- the LOC106307397 gene encoding protein NtpR-like, translating to MVVVANDLSSKTLPRVFVVSRRTLRKNKYVDFVGEYHLDLIVSHGAVPVIVPRVSGIRSMLRSFEPIHGVLLCEGEDVDPSLYADKELPGLSQEDMDEIRSLHASDTTIDREKDSIELSLAKLCLERNIPFLGICRGSQILNVAAGGTLYQDIDKEVGTTTKHIDYDNYDEHRHEASLVEETPLRKWFDEMDQIMVNSYHHQGVKRLAERFAPMAYAPDGLIEGFYDPDRYDPEEGQFVMGLQFHPERMRSSDDEFDYEGCVSVYKEFVKAVTAFHKKQLDAAEIVMEVKKKKMTLAKSFSGAEVLEANTVLSKQQENRLKQMGATVRNSCVYMKRMKRKEEQERAMDKLSAERLSDLLSFHRMMARLCSDAIKRKLLEPADSDY from the coding sequence ATGGTGGTTGTCGCTAATGATCTCTCGTCCAAGACTCTCCCCAGAGTTTTCGTCGTCTCTCGTCGGACTCTACGCAAGAACAAGTACGTGGACTTCGTGGGAGAGTACCATCTCGACCTCATCGTCTCACACGGCGCCGTCCCTGTGATCGTCCCACGTGTAAGCGGGATCCGCTCTATGCTCCGGAGCTTCGAGCCTATCCACGGCGTCCTTCTCTGCGAGGGAGAAGACGTCGACCCTTCTCTCTACGCAGACAAAGAGCTGCCAGGACTCTCTCAGGAGGACATGGATGAGATCAGGAGTTTGCACGCAAGTGACACGACCATCGACAGAGAGAAAGACAGCATCGAGCTGAGTCTAGCCAAACTCTGTCTCGAAAGAAACATTCCCTTTTTAGGCATCTGTCGTGGCTCTCAGATCCTTAACGTAGCAGCGGGAGGAACTCTGTACCAAGACATTGATAAAGAAGTTGGAACTACGACAAAGCATATAGACTATGATAACTACGATGAGCATAGACACGAGGCTAGTCTCGTGGAGGAGACGCCGTTGCGCAAATGGTTCGACGAGATGGATCAGATCATGGTGAATTCGTATCATCACCAAGGTGTGAAGAGACTCGCGGAGCGTTTTGCGCCCATGGCGTACGCTCCTGATGGTTTGATAGAAGGGTTTTATGATCCGGATCGGTATGATCCGGAGGAAGGTCAGTTTGTGATGGGTCTGCAGTTTCATCCCGAGAGGATGAGAAGCTCTGACGATGAGTTTGATTATGAAGGATGTGTTTCTGTTTACAAGGAGTTTGTGAAAGCTGTGACAGCGTTTCATAAGAAGCAACTTGATGCAGCAGAGATTGTGATGGAGGTGAAGAAGAAGAAGATGACGCTAGCGAAAAGCTTCTCAGGAGCTGAGGTTTTAGAGGCGAACACGGTTCTAAGCAAGCAACAAGAGAACAGGCTGAAGCAGATGGGAGCTACTGTGAGGAACTCGTGTGTGTATATGAAGAGGATGAAGAGGAAAGAGGAGCAGGAGAGAGCGATGGACAAGCTGTCCGCGGAGCGTTTGTCTGATCTGCTTTCTTTCCACCGTATGATGGCTCGTCTTTGCTCTGATGCCATCAAGAGGAAGCTGTTGGAACCAGCAGATAGTGACTACTGA
- the LOC106307398 gene encoding uncharacterized protein LOC106307398, with translation MLGAGFHLTKLQRAQSDVSHGRSINTKDLHASAASSSNNVERFLESVTPSVPAHYLPKTMVKERRGSDVVELQQPPPYFVLGDVWESFAEWSAYGTGVPLSLNNNNSYYEDRVFQYYVPSLSAIQLYADSHPLSSRRLSEESDSDFKDSSSEGSSSESERGLSLRKEHLEDSSSDDGQPLSSQGRLIFEYLERDLPYIREPFADKMCDLASSFPELKTLRSCDLLPSSWFSVAWYPIYKIPTGPTLKDLDACFLTYHSLHTPFQDAGVTTQSMCEVQPRESVEKTMLPVFGLATYKLRGSVWTSSTKGSGHQLVNSLFKAADNWLRLRHVNHPDFIFFCR, from the exons ATGTTGGGAGCTGGGTTTCATTTGACTAAGCTACAGAGAGCTCAGAGCGACGTCTCTCACGGCAGATCGATTAACACGAAAGACCTCCACGCTTCTGCCGCATCATCATCAAATAATGTGGAACGGTTCTTGGAGTCGGTCACACCATCTGTGCCTGCCCACTATCTTCCCAAG ACGATGGTCAAAGAAAGGAGAGGCAGTGATGTTGTTGAGTTGCAGCAGCCTCCTCCTTACTTTGTTCTTGGTGATGTATGGGAATCTTTTGCAGAGTGGAGTGCTTACGGCACTGGAGTTCCTCTCTCTTTGAATAACAACAACAGTTATTATGAAGATCGTGTCTTTCAATACTACGTTCCTTCTCTCTCTGCCATCCAACTCTATGCTGATTCTCATCCCTTAAGCTCAAG GCGGCTAAGTGAGGAGAGCGACAGCGATTTCAAGGATTCAAGCAGTGAAGGAAGCAGCAGTGAGTCAGAAAGAGGACTCTCTTTAAGAAAGGAGCATCTGGAGGACTCGTCTAGTGATGATGGGCAGCCTTTAAGCTCTCAAGGTCGTTTGATATTTGAGTATCTTGAACGTGATCTTCCTTACATCCGTGAACCCTTTGCCGACAAG ATGTGTGACCTTGCCTCTAGCTTTCCTGAGCTGAAGACGCTGAGAAGCTGTGATTTACTACCTTCAAGCTGGTTCTCTGTGGCATG GTACCCAATTTACAAAATACCCACAGGACCAACACTCAAGGATCTCGATGCTTGCTTCTTGACTTATCATTCCCTTCACACACCCTTTCAAG ATGCAGGCGTTACAACACAGTCTATGTGTGAGGTGCAGCCAAGGGAGAGTGTTGAGAAGACAATGCTTCCTGTCTTTGGCCTCGCCACATACAAGTTGAGAGGTTCTGTATGGACGAGTAGTACCAAAGGCTCTGGTCACCAGCTTGTGAACTCCCTTTTCAAAGCCGCAGACAATTGGCTGAGGTTGCGTCATGTCAACCATCCTGATTTCATCTTCTTCTGCCGGTGA